The genomic window TCGGAAGCTTCGTGTCGGGGAATTCGCTCGCGATGCGTGCCGCCCGCCGCTACGCTGGCGGCATTCCTCTCCATGGCCTGCGCCCGGCAGCATTGCGACACGCCGGCCCCCTCTCGGGGCACGGACACGAACCCGAGGAGTCACGCGATGAGGGTCCTCATGGTCCTGACCTCCCACGACCAACTCGGGAACACGGGGCGGAAGACCGGGTTCTGGCTCGAGGAGTTCGCTGCGCCGTACTACACGTTCCTCGACGCCGGGGCGACGGTGACGCTCGCGTCGCCGAAGGGGGGGCAGCCGCCCATCGACCCGGTCAGCGACGAGCCGGAGGGGCAGACCGATTGGACGCGTCGGTTCAAGCAGGATCCCGCCGCGCAGGCGGCGCTCGCGAGCACCTCGCGCCTGGCCGACGTCCGGGCCGGGGATCATGACACCGTCTTCTATCCCGGCGGCCACGGGCCGATGTGGGACCTGGCGGAGGACCCGACCTCGATCGCACTCATCGAGGCCTTCTACGACGCCGGCAAGCCGGTCGCCGCCGTCTGCCATGCGCCGGGGGTCCTCCATCGGGTCCGGCACCAGGGCCGGCCGCTCGTGGAGGGGAAGCGGGTGACGGGCTTCACCAACGGCGAGGAGGAGGCCGTCCACCTCACGAAGGTCGTGCCCTTCCTCGTGGAGGACGAGCTGAAGCGACTGGGGGCGCTCTACGAGAAGGGGCCGGACTGGGCGAGCTTCGTCGTCACCGACGGGCGGCTCGTCACCGGCCAGAACCCGGCCTCGTCCCGCGCGGCGGCCGAGGCGCTCCTCAAGCTCCTGGCCTGACGGGCGCCGGCGGCCGCGACCTCAGCGGGGCCGATGGCGGAGGGGGCCGATGCGGCCGGCCGTCGCCCGACGCCGCAGGGCGGAGGCGGCCACGCAGGCCAGGGCGGCCCCGGAGAGGGCGAGCGACGACGGCTCGGGGACCGCCGTCACGTTCACGGCGAAGGCGGGGAGGGTCCCGGTGAGCGTCCCGCTCCCGGTCTGGGAGACCAGGCCGCTCGCGTCGGTCGTGTTGAAGTTCCAGGTCCCGAGCGTGCTCGTGTCGGCGGCGGCGACCTCCAGCCAGTACTTCGAGCCGGCGACCAGGGAGGGGTGGAGCACCGAGGTGACGGACTCCGGCGCGTAGGGGTGGCCGTACGCGGGGAGGTCCGCCAGGGAGAACGACTCCAGCACGGTCGAGCCCGGCATGCCGCCGTCGTCGGCCCGGAGCGACACCGTGAAGGCGTTCGTGCCCGCGAGGTACGCCAGGGCGAGCCGGATCGTCGAGAGCTCGCCCGAGGCGGCCGACGTGAACTGCGCGGCGACCGTGAGGACGCCGAAGCTGCCCCCGCCGGCCGCGACGTAGCCTTCGACCTGGTCGAATGCGTCCCCCGGCCCGAAGTCGTCGAAGGCGATGCCCGCCCGCGCGGGCGCCGCCCAGGCCAGGATCGCCGCCGTAAGGGCCAGGCTCGTGATCGTCCGCATGGTCCTCCGCCCCCGTCTCGAGTCGAGTCGACGCCCCACCCCGGGGCACGGCGCCGGCCGGCGGCCGGGCCGTCGATCATGGCATATCGGCGGGGGCGTCGCATCGCGGGACGCCCGCGTGACGCGAAAACGCATCGCGACGGGCTCCCGCCGCGGCCTCATCCGAGGGGGCCATGGGCGGTGCGGGTCAGCCGGGGACCGAGGCGCCCGGGCGGACCAGGCGGTCGAGCGTCGCGACGCGGAGGTCGCGCGTCTGGGCGACCAGCGAGTAGACCATCGCCTCGCGGTAGAGGCGCTGGGCGGGGTGGTCCAGGCCGTTGGCCGCGCCGCCGGAGGCGACCACGGCGGCGTAAGACGCGCGCACGCCCAGGTCGATGCAATGGGCCCGCAGGGCGGTGACGTCGCCGCGGCCCTCCGCCGGCGTCGCCGGGTCGTCCCAGCGGTCGACGGCGGCCCGGGCCCGGGCCAGCTCCCGGCCCAGGGCGTCCGCCGCGTCGGCGAACGGGGCGTCGGGGCCGATGGCCCGCAGTAGGCCGATGGCGGCGAGCGTCACGCCGACGGATAAGGACGTGAAGAAGAGATTCGCGCCCGCCGTGTCGGCCGCCAGCTCGGCGGGCGTCATCGCCTTGACCTGGCGATCGGGCCCGACGCGGAGGCCGCGGCACTCCAGGGAGACGGTGGCCGAGGCGTCCATGGCGCAGAGGTGCGCGGGGGGCGAGGGCCGCAGCGACTCGCCCTCGACGAGCGGGGCGAGCGCCCAGGCGGAGCGGCCGTCCGGCAGCACGCCGGCGAGGAGCACGTCGTCGGCCAGGCCCCAGCCGGTCATCCACGGGGCGGTCCCGTCGAAGACCCAGTCGTCGCCGTCGGCCCGGGCCCGGAGGATCGGCGGGCCCGGCCGGCGGATGTGGGAGAAGGCCAGCGAGCAGAACCGGCGCCCGGCGGCGAGGTCCGGCAGCAGGCGGTCCTTCAGCGGCCCGTTGCCGCACCCGGCGAGATGCCGGCAGCCGACGAGGTGCTGATAGCAGACGAAGGCCGTGACGCCGCAGCCGGAGGCCACGGCCGCGAGGGCGTCGCGGACGACCTTCCGGGACGCCCCGAGCCCGCCGCATTCCGGCGGCGTCGTCAGGCCGAGCAGCCCGGACTCCGCCAGGTGCCGGACCTGCTCCACCGGCGGCCCCGCCGCCCGGTCGGCCAAGGCGGCGCGGGGGGCCAGGAACCGGGAGGCCAGCTCGTGGGCTCGATCGACGAGGGGGTCGCCTGTCATCTTCCTCGGGCCGGTCGTGGATGGGGCGGGCGGATTCCCGGGGATTGTACCACCGGAGATCCGCGACCGGGAGTCGCCGGCACGGCGCATCGGGGCCGTGCGGCGTACGAGTGTCCCGCCTGACGC from Aquisphaera giovannonii includes these protein-coding regions:
- a CDS encoding type 1 glutamine amidotransferase domain-containing protein, translated to MRVLMVLTSHDQLGNTGRKTGFWLEEFAAPYYTFLDAGATVTLASPKGGQPPIDPVSDEPEGQTDWTRRFKQDPAAQAALASTSRLADVRAGDHDTVFYPGGHGPMWDLAEDPTSIALIEAFYDAGKPVAAVCHAPGVLHRVRHQGRPLVEGKRVTGFTNGEEEAVHLTKVVPFLVEDELKRLGALYEKGPDWASFVVTDGRLVTGQNPASSRAAAEALLKLLA
- a CDS encoding choice-of-anchor R domain-containing protein → MRTITSLALTAAILAWAAPARAGIAFDDFGPGDAFDQVEGYVAAGGGSFGVLTVAAQFTSAASGELSTIRLALAYLAGTNAFTVSLRADDGGMPGSTVLESFSLADLPAYGHPYAPESVTSVLHPSLVAGSKYWLEVAAADTSTLGTWNFNTTDASGLVSQTGSGTLTGTLPAFAVNVTAVPEPSSLALSGAALACVAASALRRRATAGRIGPLRHRPR
- a CDS encoding acyl-CoA dehydrogenase family protein; translated protein: MTGDPLVDRAHELASRFLAPRAALADRAAGPPVEQVRHLAESGLLGLTTPPECGGLGASRKVVRDALAAVASGCGVTAFVCYQHLVGCRHLAGCGNGPLKDRLLPDLAAGRRFCSLAFSHIRRPGPPILRARADGDDWVFDGTAPWMTGWGLADDVLLAGVLPDGRSAWALAPLVEGESLRPSPPAHLCAMDASATVSLECRGLRVGPDRQVKAMTPAELAADTAGANLFFTSLSVGVTLAAIGLLRAIGPDAPFADAADALGRELARARAAVDRWDDPATPAEGRGDVTALRAHCIDLGVRASYAAVVASGGAANGLDHPAQRLYREAMVYSLVAQTRDLRVATLDRLVRPGASVPG